The genomic interval atattttggatattaattccttgTCTAATAtgtggttttcaaatattttctcccattccataggcTGACTttcgttttgttgatggtttcctctgCTGTGCAGGGTCTTTGTcgtttgatgtagtcctacttgtttatttttgctttgttgcctgtgcttttggagTCAAACCCAAAAAATCactgccaagaccaatgtcaaggagcttaacttctgttttattttaggagttatggtttcatgtcttacatcaaagtctttaatccatcttgaattgatttttgtgggtGGTGTAAGATAGGGGTAGTCTCATTCATTTGCACATgtctatccagttttcccaacaccatttattgaagaaactatcCTTTCCATGatatatttttggctcctttgtcataaattaattgaccatatatacaAGAGTTTATTGTTGGAATGTCCagtttgttccattggtctatgtgtttTTATGCTGGTACCGTGATTACCATGGCTTTGTAATccacagtcagacagacctctGTATCTACAAGTTCCACATCCATGGTTTCAACCAATCATGgatcaaatatattaaaaaaaattcagaaacttGATCTTTAAACAACACAACAGTTATTTACATAACATTTAGATTGCATTAGGTAGTACAAATAATCTAGAGATAATTTAAAGTATATGGGAAGATGTGAGTAGGTTGTATGCAAATACtacttcattttatataaaggaTTTTGGCATCCACAGATTTTGGTATATGTGGAACCAATCCCCCACACAGTTGAACCATGGGACAactatagtttgaagtcaagtgtGATGCCTCCCGCTTTTCCTTCTTGCTCAAGTTAACTTTGACTCTTCAGGGTCTTTTGTAATTCTGTACAGATTTTAGGACTTTTCCCCACTCTTTCTGtggaaaatgccattggaattttaatagagattacattaaatctatagatcactttgggtagtatagGCATTTCAATTATATTCATTCCCCCAATTCATGAACACAAGGTagctatttatttgtgtcttctttcatttctttcaacgGTGTCTTATCGTTTTCAGTGTACATATCTTTTACCTTCACGGTTAAATTTATATTTAGGTGTTTTCTCTTTGATGCTATTTTAAGTAAGATTttgttcttaatttctctttccaacAGTTCCTTGTTAGTGTAAAGATATGCGACTGATTTTTGCATGTTAACCTTATATCCTACAACCTTTACTCAATTCATTTACtggttctaacagttttttgagTCATGTAACATTGGCTGTCAGAGCCAGGTGATCCAGGGGCCCTGTCTCTTAGGTGGGACGCCAGATGTGTATACAAGTTCCTTCCAGAGAGATGCTGGTCAACTGGTTTATTTAGCGGAGTGAgcgagtgggagagggaggaggtagtGCCCCCTGGCTCCCAGGCTCTGGTGAAGACCACAGCCAGCCCCTCCGCACTGAGCCTTGCTGGTGCAGCCTGGGTGAGCGCTCACTTACCCATCAAACTGCTGGTTTCTTTGCTATGATCCTATTAGTCCTGTCGATACAAGCACCATTGGATTTCAGAGCTAAGTGTTTTGGGGGCCCGTTCCTCAGGTGGAAGCCTTAAAAGTTGGAGTGCCAGGTATGTGTTCTAAACTCCTCACTCCTCAAGAAGCTGGGAGGTGGGGGTTTTCTCCCAGTTGTGCCAGGGGTGGGTTTAGAGGGAGAGCACGGCTCAGCCTTTCCTACCTGTTTCAATGTAGGTATTTCCTTATTTGTCCAACATGTAGGAGTCTCTCAGCTACTTTCTGGATTTCTCCCACAGGGAATTTCTTCTTGTGTAACTGTACATTTCACGGGTCCACGGGAGGAGGGCGATTCAGAAGTCTCTTATTCCTCTACCTTGGTCTTTCCCCCCAAGTCTGCTTGCTTTTCATGGGTACTTGGTATTCCATTCTTCAGATATACCTCAATTTACCTGAGTCACTCTtaactgatgggcacttggcaatattttgctattataaatgatgCTGCAAGTCATTTCTCAAATGTGAGAATATATGTCTAAGAAAGAAtgttagaaatggaattgctgagtcattaGTAGTTTTATTTGATATTTCCAAATGAGTTCTACAGAAGTTGTACCAATATACACTCCcattagctatatatatatatatatatatatatatatatatatatatatatatatatatatgcatattaagTAGGTCTTTTTTTATACAGTCCAAGGATAAGCCCTCCAGAAGACTTAGTAAAAGATGAGGGAAAAAAACTATTTCTGTGAAGAGGGAGTGAAGATGGGGCATTAAGAATGTTTCAGAATGAGGCAGTTGTGTAAGCAAAGATCAAGAGATGGGCATGAGCTTAGCGTAGTCAGTGTTATCAAAGAAGATGGGCGTGTCTAGAGCTGCCCTGCTCACTAACCACaggtggctactgagcacttgtaATGTGGCCGGTCTGAACTGCGATGTGTTGTAGgtgtaaaatacacactggattttAAAGACAGcatgaaaaaagaatataaaacctcattgataatttttttgaccctggccagttggcccagtggccTGGTGAGTGGATACCTTGGGTTCGATCCAGGGTCAGGACTctcatgagaagtgaccatctgcttctcttcccctccctctcccccttctctgtctcctctcctcccctctcgaagccagtggcttggttgtcccagcatcagcctcaggccctgAGGAGAGCTCagctgattccagcatcagccccagacaggtgttgctgggtggatcctggtgagggtgcctgcgggagtctgtctctctacctccctttttctcacttagaataaataaatcaataaaaataaattattttttgtattattttcagatTAAAATCATAGTGCAATGTATTGTATTAAAATACATTGTAATGTAtgtcatctgtttctttttacttttctgtcgTCACTACTATAAAAATTTGAATTACATGTGTGACTTGCAGTATATTTCTCCTGGGCAGTGCTAGTCTAGAGCAAGAAACTATGGGCTATGGGCCAGATTTGACCTACAGCCTGTTTTCATGTGGCTacagcactaaaaatagtttttacatttttaaaagagtttaaaataactctAAGAAGACTATACAGAGTCTAAACTATAACTGTCTAGCACTTTACAGAAAGACACGATCAATTCTTAGTCTTGAACATACTGAGGAAAGGAGGCAGTGCAGCAAGACGACCGAGAAAGGCAGGGTCCCGATCGGAAAGGGCCTGTGGACCACGCCGAGATGTTTGGGTTCTGTTAAGAGAGCAATGGGGAGGTAAAGAAGGGTTTTAAGAAGGAGACTGACATGATCagattcatattttaaattaattcacaTACTCCTGAAAATCCCACCCCTGGGACTTATATGGACTAAAGGGTGTCACATTGTTGCTTTACCAAAAACTGTCACTGGAAGAGTGTGTTGAAGGAAGGTAGAGAGCAATTCTATGCCAGACTTAATGCTATTTTGTGATTATAATCTCACTGTCATTTTAGCACTTAGTATGGGCCTTGCATTTTTCAAGCAGCAGGCCTTATCTTGCTGactttattttgttccttctGAGTGGGTTCCTCCCCCTTGGGGAGGGAGAACACGGTAAGCCAGAAACCACCGGAATGACTCTGACCCCAAGGCCAACTTAGCAGGCGTGTGAGTCCCCTGGTTTCCACTAGTACTGATGTGGAAGAGGCCacgcagtggggggggggggggggttcgccACGTGATTTATGAACTCCACTGACCTGCGCAGACCCCAGGAAGAAGCATCCCGTCTGCAGTGCTCCAGAGGTCACAAACCAGCAAGCTAGGGCTGTGGACTATTCAAAGCTCTCcctgcttgtctctctctttagCTCTGTTCAGATTTCTTACTAATCCTGGGATAGTCTGTCTTACCTCTGGGGTCCCACAGAATAATCTGCTCCTGTTGCTGGAATGAGacttgtctctctgcttccttgaaTTTACTGTGTCATCAACAGTAAGTCCTCATTTGTAATTGTTAATAAGTTTTTTACCTTTAAGCGAAACAACCTATaacaaaaccagttttaccacagactaattgatataaacatgaGTTAGCTTCCTACAGCGTCTCATCAACATTAGAACAAAGCGACCtcatttgaggacctgctgtactgTGGAGAGGTGTGGCAGTCTACACAATCGTAGTGGGCAGGGTAGGCTAACTGCTGtaataaaaaattccaaaaatcaTTAGTGCCTGAACACAGAAGTTTATGTATAACTCACAACACAGTCTACTCTAGGTTGAGGGGGTGCTGGAGGTGAGCAGTGGGAGGAACCTCTGATCCGTGCAGTCTCTCAAGGACCCAGGCTCCTGGTGTCTGGTGGTTCCACCCTCCTCCAGATCCACCGAGGCTGTTTGTTCAGCTGGTTGATGTAGAAAAAGAAAGTTGAGCAGCACAACTGTTCTCAACCACCTTGGCCCAGAATTCACACCCGTCACTTTGCTTATCATACGTTACTGGTCAGCCTTGGTCACACAACCTCACCTGGAAGAAGATAAGCTAGGAAATGTGGTCTTTCTGTTTGCCCAAGAAGGAGAGAGTATGATAGGAGACCACTATGACTGCGCCACAACAACCTCATATGGGATTTGGGTAGTTCTTCCTTCCAGATAATTCACAAGCTAGGCTGTTTTCTTCCAAATATGTACAAACTGTATGCTTCTGAAATAAGAGGTTTACCTTCTGTTCTGTAGACACCATTTAGTTTTGCATCGACCAGACTGGTGTCATACTGGCTTTGTCCTTTTAATTCTGTTTTGCTttactttggttttgttttgttttttgttggtgtGAATCTGTTTTCCCAAAGATTGTTAGGCCTAGATACTACTTGAATTTGTACATAtggatgttttttgtttgtttgtttgttttttgtatttttcccaattGAGAagctggggagagacagacagactctcgcatgcgcccgactgggatccacctgtcatgcccaccagggggcgatgctcggcccctatccagggcattgctttgctgctgctggagccattctagcgcctgaggcagaggctatgaagccatcctcagcgcccaggccaactttgctccaatagagccttggctgcaggaggggaagaaagagacagagagaaaggagagggggaagggtagagaagtagatgggcacttctcctgtgtgccctggccgggaatcaaaccggggacttctacatgccgggccaatgctctaccactgagcgaaccggccagggccccatatggatgtattttaatgacatttttgttatacattattttgctttgtaacatatttaattttcacagtaaCCCTGTGCGATAGGTGTTATTATTCTCTCTGTGTTTGAGATTAGGGATCCATGATGTGGAGAGTGAAGTGACTTTCTAGCAAGGGAGTGGCCGAGCTGGGATGCAGACCAACATGCGCCTGACCTTGGGCTGGACTCCGAGACCTCGGTCACTCCACGTCGCTTTCTGGAACTGCCTAGGGCAACCATATCTTCCTTCTCCATCTCTGCTCTTCCTTCTCCATCTCTGCCTACCACAGACACTTCCTTCTCTCCTAAGTCTGGAGCGCTAGAGTTCTCGTGCACAGAGATCCTTCCTCTCACTGGCTCCCAtggcagtaaaaaaataaaatgggagaacAGGGAGGATAAATTAATGAGCAATTTTAAGTATAATTGCATGAGGTTAGAGAAATAAGAGTGGAAGATCTTGACAAAGATCTTTCAGGGATCTGTAAATAGGTgggattttttggggggagggttgtTTAGGATGTGCAGAGTTTTCAGAAATTACACCAACAAGTATTTACAGTGAATTTATGTTGGAACTTACTATTTTTTGTGTGCCAAGCCTTGCTTTTTTGCATGTGTTTTAAGAACCCGTGTCCAGGTAGCTGCTGAACTGACATAATGAACTTAGCGTACCTGGTGTTTTCTGGCATGTTATAAACCTAACTAAGCATCTGTAGTAGTGGAGACTTGGCTGGATGTGCCAAATAATGAGTATTTCTCATTactcacagaaatataaaagaatccAAGAGGTCATGAACAGATACAACCAAAGAATATAGTATACTGGAGAGATCGCTAAGTCTCTGGTAACTACCCAGCCTAGATTTGGAATTTCTAGTTTGATATGTGTTGAATTTTAgccctggattttttttaaaagcccttaaccaatctctccttcctctttctttaggTCTGACTTGCACTGATTTGGGCCGAGGGTCCAGGATGGTTTGTTCTTGGGACCAGACCTGACCGGAAGTGGGCCCCATGAGCCCGTCAGCCTCTCCCGCTGCCATGCTCCTCCGGAGGCTGAGGCGGCTCTCCTGGGGCAGCACCGCCGTCCAGCTCTTCATCTTAACCGTGGTGACATTTGGCCTGCTGGCCCCCCTGGCCTGTCACCGGCTTCTACACTCTTACTTCTACCTTCGCCATTGGCATCTGAACCAGATGAGCCAAGATTACCTGCAGCAAAGCTTGAAAGAGGGTGAAGCTGCCCTCCACTACTTTGAGGAGCTGCCCTCCGCCAACGGCTCGGTGCCCATCGTCTGGCAGGCCAgcccccggccctggctggtcatcaccatcatcactgtgGACAGGCAGCCCGGCTTCCACTATGTGCTGCAGGTGGTGTCCCAGTTCCACCGGCTTCTTCAACAGTGCGGCTCCCAGTGCGAAGGGCACCAGCTCTTCCTGTGCAACGTGGAGCGCAGCGTGAGCCATCTGGACGCCAAGCTGCTGTCCAAGTACGTCCCTGTGGCCAACCGCTACGAGGGCACCGAGGACGATTATGGCGACGACCCTTCGACCAACTCgtttgagaaagagaagcaggattATGTCTACTGCCTGGAGTCCTCCCTGCAGACCTACAACCCAGACTACGTCCTGATGGTGGAAGACGACGCCATTCCCGAAGAGCAGATCTTCCCCGTCTTGGAGCACCTCCTGCGGGCTCGCCTGTCCGAGCCGCACCTCCGAGATGCCCTGTATCTAAAGCTTTACCATCCCGAGAGGCTCCAGCACTACATCAACCCCGAGCCCATGCGGATCCTGGAGTGGGTCGGGGTGGGCATGCTGCTGGGGCCCTTACTGACCTGGATGTACATGCGCTTCGCCAGCCGCCCGGGGTTCAGCTGGCCGGTCATGCTCTTCTTCTCCCTGTACAGCATGGGGCTGGTGGAGCTGGTGGGCCGGCACTACTTCCTGGAGCTGCGGCGGCTCAGCCCGGCCCTCTACAGCGTGGTCCCTGCCTCGCAGTGCTGCACCCCGGCCATGCTCTTCCCCGCCCCCGCGGCCCGCCGGACCCTCACCTACCTGTCCCAGGTGTACTGCCACCAGGGCTTTGGCAAGGACATGGCGCTGTACTCCCTGCTGAGGGCCAAGGGGGAGCGGGCCTATGTGGTGGAACCCAACCTCGTGAAACACATCGGGCTCTTCTCCAGCCTCCGGTACAACTTTCACCCCAGTCTGCTCTAGCGGGCCAAGAAATGCCGTGCGGAAACCGGCCGCTTCTTGGAGATTCCAATATTGAACTCTTTATTTAGACAACGGTCACTTACAGATATTTCATTGTTTAACGTGGCTGGGGTTCTAGGCACTGGGACAGCAGAGGAACAGACCAGTCAAGAACGTTGGCAGGAGCTGCAAGTGGCCACAGATCCGGCCCTCTGAGGCCCTCTGTCCCTCCACACAGCCATGCTGTTTCCTGCCGTCTGACCCAACCAAGGAGGGGCATTTAAATACCAGTTCTGTTCTCAAGTTGTTTGCAGCTCTGCTTTGTGACAGAGGCTGTGACTGCCAAAAATATTGTGCACAGTGATAAGACTATTTAAGGATTCTAAGGGTAGAATTTGGTGAAAGGTGAGATCCTTTTGAATCGATTTCTTTCTCATTGAGCATGAAAAAGGGTGTGTTTAGAATATATGTCTACAGAGGCAGGACCTTGTTGGTAGAGTCCACCTATTTCCTTGACCTGCTGGACTTAAAGCCGAGAAAAGCCTCACAGTGCCTGCCAGCTTGGGGGCAGGTGACCTGGCTCTGTCACCTGCCTGTTCCTTCTCTGCACTGTAGTGCACTGATAATCAGTATTGTTCGTGAGAACTTAAGGGAACAGCAAAATCTGAAGGCACCTTATGGATCCTCAGAGTCAGATTGCTTATGTTTATTAGTGATTTAATATGGACGATTTCTGTCATATTCTGAGCGTTTGAAAACTGAATGTTGCGGAATGATAGAGAATAGGTGAGCTCCTTACTAACTGCGTTTCCCTTTCCCCACCTTTTCTGGCTAACCAGTCaccctcatttctttttcttctaggtAGCATGATGTTTtatagaagggaaaataaaagaaacatggaCTGTGAAGTCAGAAGacctgaatttttatttcagaccTCTCTCATGTCCTAGTGGTGTGGCCTAAgcactctgagtctcagtttcttcacttgtaaaatgggtACAGTGGTACTTACCTTTTATAgtttccttgcctgaccaggcagtagcacagtggatagaacattgccCTGGgaagtagaggacccaggttcaaacccctgaggtcgctggcttgagcatgggctcaccggcttgagtgtggggtcgctggctttagtttgggatcatagacatgaccccatggttgctggcttcagcccaaaagttgctggcttaaaacccaaggtcgccagcttgagcaaggggtcactggctcagctggagcccccacccccatcaaggcacatatgagaaagcaactcaacgaacaactaaagtctcTCAagtatgatttgatgcttctcatctctctcccttcctgtctgtctgtccctatctatccccctaccttactaaaataataataaagttgccTTGAAGTTTAAATAGCAGAATGTATGTAAAACACCTAATAAGTGCTTAGCCCAGAGAGTGCACTTAGCAAATTTTAGTTCTTCTCTGTCCTGTAATAAGTATATACAACTCAAGTGTATTTGGGTAAAACATGAAAGTATTAATGATATTACTTAGAGTAGGAGATCGGACTCGGAGCTGACACCTGTGGAGCAGCCGTTCCAGACCAAGCGCTGCTAGAGTAAAGGCTGACTTGTCATGTGACTTCTGAAGGGTGGGCAGCTTTCCTCCGGCAGCACCTCCAACCAAGGCCAAAATAATTGTTCATTGAAACTAGAAGTGTTCTGAGACTCCTCTTGTCCTTATTCCAAGACTAAAAAGTACTTTTCTCCAAATTACAAATAAATGGCCTTTGGCAAGACTTATCAGACCAGCGGACAAGCTCCTTCAGGAGGATGGATGACGTTTAATTAGAGTTCAAGCGATTGTCCGGTGTGATTCAGTGCCACGTCTCCTGTATGCTTTTAACTTTCTACAGCAAGCTTCCCTTTGGGGACCCACTCAAGAACACGAGGGAGCAtacggggtggggtgggctcaGCACCACACTTTTCAGATGAACAAACTGAGACCCGAGATGTGAAACAGCTGCTCCAGGTTCACCCAGCCCAACAGGACTGAAACATAGCTCTCTGACTTCCAGCCCCTGCACTGTTTTCTTAACCGTATTcatcttataaatatttatgaattcacATTCTCTTGTAAAGTCTGATTGTAACCTGGACTGATAATATCTCTGTAAACTAAGAGGGTAGAAACGCATTGTCATTCGGGTCTTGGGGAATGAACAGGTAgcagtgtgtgtggtgtggttaGAGTCCACAGTGATCAGAGCTACTGGACGACTTTGTAAGATGTTCAGATCTCATACTGTCATTCCTCCTCTCCGAGCAACTGTTCCACCCTCGTGTTTGAGAACAGAACCACCCTCAACTTGGACCTCATTAGAGTTTGTTGCGTTAATGATCGGATCTCCTCATGAAAAATTTTTGTCTCATGACAGGAGAGCCA from Saccopteryx leptura isolate mSacLep1 chromosome 2, mSacLep1_pri_phased_curated, whole genome shotgun sequence carries:
- the PGAP4 gene encoding post-GPI attachment to proteins factor 4, with translation MSPSASPAAMLLRRLRRLSWGSTAVQLFILTVVTFGLLAPLACHRLLHSYFYLRHWHLNQMSQDYLQQSLKEGEAALHYFEELPSANGSVPIVWQASPRPWLVITIITVDRQPGFHYVLQVVSQFHRLLQQCGSQCEGHQLFLCNVERSVSHLDAKLLSKYVPVANRYEGTEDDYGDDPSTNSFEKEKQDYVYCLESSLQTYNPDYVLMVEDDAIPEEQIFPVLEHLLRARLSEPHLRDALYLKLYHPERLQHYINPEPMRILEWVGVGMLLGPLLTWMYMRFASRPGFSWPVMLFFSLYSMGLVELVGRHYFLELRRLSPALYSVVPASQCCTPAMLFPAPAARRTLTYLSQVYCHQGFGKDMALYSLLRAKGERAYVVEPNLVKHIGLFSSLRYNFHPSLL